Proteins from a genomic interval of Coccinella septempunctata chromosome 2, icCocSept1.1, whole genome shotgun sequence:
- the LOC123307824 gene encoding putative ammonium transporter 2 → MNLLRMSSNNISALSVKNNTDIPWLYDISLEDTNWIITSAFMIFTMQTGFGMLESGCVSIKNEVNIMMKNVVDIVLGGLTYWFFGFSMSFGGSPMNNGFIAFGDYFVDPPLDEKLKGAIYAAFIFQLSFATTATTIVSGAMAERCNFKAYCIFSFLNTAIYCIPAGWMWGEHGFLKQMGVVDIAGSGAVHLIGGSSAMASAIMLGPRLGRYDNGIKPLPLGNPVNAVMGLFVLWWGWLAFNSGSTYGLSGEKWHYAARAAVMTMMASFGGGTMSILYSLSRLKGKLDAMDVINGILGSLVSVTAGCFLYKGWHSIIVGAAGALFTCLSMPLFDMAGIDDPVGASAVHGVSGLWGVLAVGIFAENPYPLDTTSGRSGLLNGGGWYLLGVQSLAALCLMTWGILSSFILLWLINQFVRIRMEVQDELLGADLTEHFVRHGNVGVSRALSALRSVYDTSEIEKLNGIGYNPGHEKNLEMVKKLAKTKKYRLSKILNDLTRNKKLGCNSPKSLIPRGRFRKKMNVSNGQDVKNEVNGTKNSIIFKYEPPTRNMSTADTTVSTLTWVN, encoded by the exons ATGAATCTGCTGAGGATGAGTTCGAATAATATTTCGGCCCTATCAGTGAAAAACAACACAGATATACCATGGCTCTACGATATAAGTTTGGAGGATACGAACTGGATAATTACCAGCGCGTTTATGATTTTTACGATGCAAACTG GATTCGGAATGCTAGAATCAGGTTGCGTATCCATaaaaaatgaagtgaatattaTGATGAAGAATGTAGTGGACATAGTTCTTGGTG GACTAACCTACTGGTTTTTCGGGTTTTCTATGTCATTTGGAGGGAGTCCCATGAACAATGGATTTATTGCTTTTGGGGATTACTTTGTAGATCCACCCTTGGACGAAAAACTGAAAGGAGCGATATACGCAGCTTTCATATTTCAGCTTTCATTTGCTACTACGGCAACTACCATAGTCAGTGGAGCTATGGCTGAACG ATGCAATTTCAAAGCTTACTGCATCTTCAGTTTCCTCAACACAGCCATATACTGCATCCCAGCTGGCTGGATGTGGGGTGAACATGGTTTCTTGAAACAGATGGGAGTGGTAGACATCGCAGGATCTGGCGCTGTTCATCTTATCG GTGGTAGTTCCGCTATGGCCAGTGCTATCATGTTGGGACCACGTCTAGGTCGCTACGACAATGGAATCAAGCCTCTTCCTTTGGGGAATCCTGTGAATGCCGTTATGGGTCTATTTGTGCTTTGGTGGGGATGGTTGGCTTTCAATTCTGGTAGTACATATGGG CTCAGTGGTGAAAAATGGCACTACGCAGCTAGAGCAGCTGTCATGACAATGATGGCATCATTTGGGGGCGGAACCATGAGTATTTTATATTCGTTGTCGCGTCTGAAAGGAAAACTGGATGCTATGGATGTTATCAACGGCATCTTAGGTTCTTTGGTGTCAGTTACAGCAGGTTGTTTCCTTTACAAAG GTTGGCATTCAATCATCGTAGGAGCTGCAGGAGCATTATTCACCTGCTTGTCAATGCCTCTTTTCGATATG GCAGGTATTGATGATCCAGTAGGTGCCAGCGCTGTTCACGGTGTATCGGGACTTTGGG GTGTTCTAGCTGTTGGAATTTTCGCAGAGAATCCTTATCCATTGGACACAACAAGTGGAAGATCTGGACTGCTGAATG GTGGTGGTTGGTATCTTCTTGGCGTTCAATCGTTGGCAGCATTGTGCCTGATGACGTGGGGGATACTATCAAGTTTCATCCTCCTCTGGCTCATAAATCAATTCGTCAGGATAAGGATGGAGGTACAGGATGAGCTGTTAGGCGCCGATTTAACTGAACACTTCGTGAGACACGGCAAC GTCGGTGTGTCCAGGGCCTTATCCGCACTGAGAAGTGTTTACGACACCAGcgaaatagaaaaattgaacGGCATTGGCTACAATCCTGGACACGAGAAGAATCTGGAAATGGTCAAAAAGTTGGCGAAAACGAAGAAATACCGTCTATCGAAAATTCTGAACGATTTGACGAGGAATAAGAAACTGGGATGTAACTCACCCAAATCTCTGATACCCAGAGGGAGATTCAGGAAGAAGATGAATGTTTCTAATGGACAAGACGTGAAGAATGAAGTGAATGGAACCAAAAACAGtataatattcaaatatgaaCCTCCCACTAGGAATATGAGTACTGCAGACACTACTGTATCGACGTTAACTTGGGTCAACTAG